A single window of Mycobacterium sp. ITM-2016-00318 DNA harbors:
- a CDS encoding hemerythrin domain-containing protein, which translates to MADIIDLVYADHDWLRRQFFRLDDAKSPDELAAIWDVLRMRLDAHADAEERVFYPALLKHGGRDDPGNPAGDPEDETEDAITDHNAIREAVRAARRHEPGTDKWFEAVIEARKQNGEHLEEEEREAMPDFIKSASLELRHDLGMRWLKFYAEHESSQGIDNRDKDADVYIEQNS; encoded by the coding sequence GTGGCTGACATCATCGATCTCGTCTACGCCGACCACGATTGGCTGCGACGTCAGTTCTTCCGACTCGACGACGCCAAATCTCCGGACGAACTCGCGGCGATATGGGATGTTCTGCGCATGCGTCTCGACGCGCATGCCGACGCCGAGGAGAGGGTCTTCTATCCGGCGCTGCTCAAGCACGGTGGTCGCGATGACCCCGGCAATCCCGCAGGCGACCCGGAGGATGAAACCGAGGACGCGATCACCGACCACAACGCGATACGGGAGGCGGTGCGCGCGGCGCGCCGGCACGAGCCAGGCACCGACAAGTGGTTCGAGGCCGTGATTGAAGCCCGCAAGCAAAACGGTGAGCATCTCGAGGAGGAAGAGCGCGAAGCCATGCCGGACTTCATCAAGAGCGCGTCTCTCGAGCTGCGTCACGACTTGGGCATGCGATGGCTGAAGTTCTATGCCGAACACGAGTCAAGCCAGGGCATCGACAACCGCGACAAGGACGCCGACGTCTACATCGAACAGAACTCCTGA
- a CDS encoding DUF6319 family protein: MSRAVVEDAPTGTSPAPDAPASVASTGQKPKKTQAKRVTAKKTKTLELTLTVTGNADGEWRAELKQGSTYLARNLAVAAAAVSRAAKELHEDLCTPIDGLIEEARSQQAARVAALEAELEAARKVLADLD; this comes from the coding sequence ATTTCGCGAGCCGTCGTCGAAGACGCCCCTACGGGGACTTCACCGGCGCCCGACGCACCGGCCTCCGTCGCTTCCACCGGGCAGAAGCCGAAGAAAACTCAGGCCAAGAGGGTGACCGCCAAGAAGACCAAGACTCTCGAGCTGACTCTCACCGTCACCGGCAACGCCGACGGCGAGTGGCGCGCCGAGCTCAAGCAAGGATCCACCTATCTGGCACGCAACCTCGCGGTCGCGGCCGCCGCGGTCTCCCGCGCCGCCAAGGAGCTCCACGAGGACCTCTGCACCCCGATCGACGGGCTGATCGAGGAGGCGCGCTCCCAGCAGGCCGCCAGAGTCGCCGCCCTCGAAGCCGAACTCGAAGCCGCCCGCAAGGTTCTCGCGGATCTCGACTGA
- a CDS encoding crotonase/enoyl-CoA hydratase family protein, which translates to MSQERVRVQTGSGGVATVTMIRADKHNALDQAMFEALQEAAGRLTADTSVRAVVLHGEGKSFCSGLDVASFMDARGGTNVLLAREHGHLANFAQRVTYDWSMVPAPVIAAIHGNCFGGGLQIALGADIRIAAPDAKLSIMEIKWGLVPDMGITQTLPRLLPIDVAKELTFSGRIVSGTDAVTLGLCTRSADDPLASALALADEIANKSPDAIRAAKRLYNETWMSSDPATALARESELQAGLIGKPNQVAAVVAGMSGEQPTFVD; encoded by the coding sequence GTGAGCCAAGAGAGAGTTCGGGTGCAGACGGGGTCCGGCGGTGTTGCGACGGTGACGATGATCCGAGCCGACAAGCACAACGCGCTTGACCAGGCCATGTTCGAGGCTTTGCAGGAAGCCGCCGGGCGGCTGACCGCTGACACGTCGGTCCGCGCGGTCGTGCTGCACGGCGAGGGCAAGAGCTTCTGCTCGGGTCTTGACGTCGCCAGCTTCATGGACGCCCGCGGCGGCACGAACGTGCTACTGGCCCGAGAGCACGGTCACCTGGCCAACTTCGCGCAGCGGGTGACCTACGACTGGTCGATGGTGCCTGCGCCGGTCATCGCCGCGATCCACGGCAATTGCTTCGGCGGTGGCCTTCAGATCGCGCTGGGCGCCGACATCCGGATCGCCGCGCCGGATGCGAAGCTGTCGATCATGGAGATCAAGTGGGGTCTCGTGCCCGACATGGGTATCACGCAGACCCTGCCGCGATTGCTGCCTATCGATGTCGCGAAAGAGCTGACGTTCAGCGGGCGCATCGTGTCCGGGACCGATGCCGTGACGCTCGGCTTGTGCACTCGCAGCGCCGACGATCCGCTCGCCTCGGCGCTCGCGCTGGCGGATGAGATCGCGAACAAATCTCCGGATGCCATCCGCGCCGCCAAGCGCCTCTACAACGAAACCTGGATGAGCAGCGACCCGGCGACGGCTCTCGCTCGCGAGTCCGAGCTGCAAGCCGGCCTGATCGGCAAGCCCAACCAGGTTGCGGCAGTCGTGGCGGGGATGTCGGGCGAGCAGCCGACCTTCGTCGACTGA
- a CDS encoding fatty acid desaturase, which translates to MAITDIKAYAHLTPEDVESLAHELDSIRTDIEESRGERDARYIRRTIQLQRGLAVGGRAALFFSHNRIARLAGIAMLGTAKIIENMELGHNITHGQWDWMNDPEIHSTEWEWDTTSPSVHWKKSHNFIHHKYTNVVGLDDDIGYGILRLTRDQRWERWMIFNPVINLTLGTLFEWGVAAHGLETTKFRKGEKSKDEVLKDLRIIGKKVGKQVGKDYVVFPALAGKNWKSTMKANAIANLIRNYWSYMVIFCGHFPDGAEKFTKQEFENETQGEWYLRQMLGSANFDAGPVMAFMSGNLCHQIEHHLFPDLPSNRYAEIGERVRALCEKYDLPYTTGSLPRQYMQSFWTILKLALPDKLLKATSDDAPETNSELKFRIRGGMRESFGVDPATGKRRGLRTALRELETGAMATA; encoded by the coding sequence ATGGCCATCACTGACATCAAGGCGTATGCCCATCTCACCCCGGAGGATGTCGAGAGCCTCGCCCACGAGCTGGATTCCATTCGCACCGACATCGAGGAATCGCGAGGCGAACGCGACGCCCGCTACATTCGCAGGACGATCCAGCTGCAGCGCGGCCTGGCCGTCGGTGGACGCGCCGCCCTGTTCTTCAGTCACAACCGGATCGCACGGCTAGCCGGAATTGCGATGCTGGGAACGGCCAAGATCATCGAGAACATGGAACTCGGGCACAACATAACCCACGGCCAGTGGGACTGGATGAACGACCCGGAGATTCACTCGACCGAATGGGAGTGGGACACCACCTCACCGAGCGTGCACTGGAAAAAGTCCCACAACTTCATTCACCACAAGTACACGAACGTTGTCGGTCTGGACGATGACATCGGGTACGGCATTTTGCGCCTCACTCGGGACCAGCGCTGGGAACGGTGGATGATCTTCAACCCCGTCATAAACCTCACGTTGGGAACACTCTTCGAATGGGGCGTCGCCGCGCACGGTCTGGAGACGACCAAGTTCCGCAAGGGCGAGAAGTCGAAGGACGAGGTGCTCAAGGATCTGCGCATCATCGGTAAGAAGGTCGGTAAGCAGGTCGGCAAGGACTACGTCGTGTTTCCCGCACTGGCCGGGAAGAACTGGAAGTCCACCATGAAGGCCAACGCGATCGCGAACCTGATCCGCAACTACTGGTCCTACATGGTGATTTTCTGCGGGCATTTCCCCGACGGCGCGGAGAAGTTCACCAAGCAAGAGTTCGAGAACGAGACCCAGGGTGAGTGGTATCTCCGGCAGATGCTGGGGTCTGCGAATTTTGATGCCGGGCCGGTGATGGCCTTCATGAGCGGCAACCTGTGCCATCAGATCGAGCATCACCTGTTCCCTGATCTGCCGAGCAACCGGTACGCCGAGATCGGTGAGCGTGTGCGCGCGTTGTGCGAAAAGTACGACCTACCATATACAACAGGTTCGCTTCCACGGCAGTACATGCAGTCGTTCTGGACGATCCTGAAATTGGCTTTGCCTGACAAGCTTCTCAAGGCCACGTCGGACGACGCGCCCGAGACCAACTCGGAATTGAAGTTCCGCATCCGGGGCGGCATGCGGGAAAGCTTCGGTGTCGACCCGGCCACTGGTAAGCGTCGCGGCCTCAGGACGGCGCTGCGCGAACTAGAGACCGGGGCGATGGCGACGGCCTGA
- a CDS encoding SpoIIE family protein phosphatase — translation MSWPLTTPSESGDSARPNWRSVGALFGAVALAYSVGAALAWQSFGAEGGTPAFFPPAGVTVALMLLTPRSRWAVIVAAIVACELAVDLYYGVGARGALGYAVANSVEPVVGASVVLALCNGTPDLRKRRDLAKFLAGACLVGPLVGGLIGGTLSAVSYDLGWTTAVVHWWAGDGIGALVVGAPILLWSTQHHILRARSVETALVLVVTVLLSLAALWLQAPPSLLLLPVMAWAAFRLDVLGAALAGAVLATTVNYMTHSGHGPFTELTVAAPARLALTQVFIAVIVLMAMLIAQEAAGRVAAVRAQEAERRERDRLQVLAHLAQLLSAALTPSQIGDAVVNQLYKGAGAQAVALGLVTPDGQRLEWVKAAGYPQLVRDKFATGIPLDDPTAATEAVHTGRPVMIGSAAEYHRRYFKNADLMKLTGAEALVNWPLTSGAAPIGVLGLMWTTPQPLDAAQMAYISAVATMVGQGLVRAQVYADEHARAAVLQAAVLPAEPADVADLDVAVTYEPADGEHGLGGDWYDVMALPKQRTYLAVGDVVGHGLPAVEDMAQLRSAGRAMALQGLPPAQLLAELNTFTAHASHGRFATMYVAVFDPGTGTLSYGSAGHPPALLRRSRDGNVVRLVDGHGPVLGPIRDATYSEGHVRLEPGDILVMYTDGLIEGTGRDIETGISKAQRLIAGWESDTALAKGCRQLTETLAMRPRRDDVCVVVVQLRRD, via the coding sequence GTGTCTTGGCCACTGACGACGCCGAGCGAGTCGGGCGACAGCGCACGCCCGAACTGGCGGTCGGTTGGCGCGCTCTTCGGGGCGGTGGCGCTGGCCTACTCGGTGGGCGCGGCGTTGGCTTGGCAATCGTTCGGGGCCGAAGGGGGGACGCCGGCATTCTTCCCACCCGCAGGCGTGACGGTGGCCTTGATGCTGCTGACACCACGCTCCCGGTGGGCAGTCATCGTCGCCGCGATCGTTGCTTGCGAGCTCGCCGTCGATCTCTACTACGGCGTCGGCGCCCGGGGTGCGCTGGGCTATGCCGTGGCCAACTCGGTGGAGCCTGTCGTCGGTGCGTCGGTGGTGCTGGCGTTGTGCAACGGGACACCCGATCTTCGAAAACGCCGTGATCTGGCGAAATTCTTGGCTGGGGCCTGTCTGGTGGGCCCGCTCGTGGGCGGCTTGATCGGCGGCACCCTCAGCGCCGTCTCTTACGACCTCGGCTGGACCACTGCAGTAGTGCACTGGTGGGCAGGCGATGGGATCGGTGCTTTGGTGGTGGGCGCACCGATTCTCCTGTGGTCCACGCAGCACCACATATTGCGGGCTCGATCGGTCGAGACTGCCCTCGTACTCGTCGTCACCGTGCTGCTGTCGTTGGCGGCGCTCTGGTTGCAGGCGCCACCGTCACTGCTCCTGCTGCCGGTGATGGCATGGGCGGCTTTCCGGCTGGACGTGCTCGGGGCTGCACTGGCAGGCGCGGTGCTGGCCACCACCGTCAACTACATGACCCATTCAGGACACGGCCCGTTCACGGAACTGACTGTTGCCGCGCCGGCGCGGCTCGCGTTGACGCAGGTGTTCATCGCGGTGATCGTGTTGATGGCCATGCTGATCGCGCAGGAAGCCGCCGGACGCGTCGCGGCGGTCAGAGCACAGGAAGCCGAACGGCGAGAACGCGACCGGCTACAGGTCCTGGCACATCTGGCACAGCTCCTCTCGGCTGCACTGACACCCAGCCAGATCGGGGACGCTGTCGTCAACCAGTTGTACAAGGGGGCGGGCGCACAGGCGGTGGCGCTCGGCCTGGTGACACCTGACGGGCAGCGGCTGGAGTGGGTGAAGGCAGCCGGCTACCCGCAGCTTGTGCGCGACAAGTTCGCAACCGGAATCCCGCTCGATGACCCCACCGCTGCGACCGAAGCGGTGCATACCGGCCGGCCGGTGATGATCGGCAGTGCGGCGGAATACCACCGGAGGTACTTCAAGAACGCAGATCTGATGAAGCTGACCGGGGCGGAGGCCTTGGTCAACTGGCCGCTGACCTCCGGCGCCGCGCCGATTGGTGTGCTCGGCCTGATGTGGACGACGCCGCAACCGTTGGATGCCGCCCAAATGGCATACATCTCCGCGGTCGCCACCATGGTCGGACAAGGATTGGTGCGCGCTCAGGTGTATGCCGACGAGCACGCGAGGGCCGCGGTGCTGCAAGCCGCGGTGCTGCCCGCCGAGCCGGCCGACGTCGCCGACCTCGATGTGGCGGTCACGTATGAACCGGCCGACGGCGAGCACGGGCTCGGCGGTGACTGGTATGACGTGATGGCCCTGCCGAAGCAGCGGACCTACCTGGCGGTGGGCGACGTGGTGGGGCACGGACTGCCCGCCGTCGAGGACATGGCGCAGTTGCGCAGCGCCGGACGCGCCATGGCGTTGCAGGGTCTCCCACCCGCCCAACTGCTGGCCGAGTTGAACACCTTCACCGCCCACGCCAGTCATGGAAGGTTCGCAACCATGTACGTGGCCGTGTTCGATCCGGGAACCGGCACCTTGTCGTACGGTTCGGCCGGTCACCCGCCGGCATTGTTGCGTCGCTCGCGCGACGGAAACGTCGTGCGACTTGTCGACGGTCACGGCCCGGTGCTCGGACCCATTCGCGACGCCACCTACAGCGAGGGCCACGTGCGGCTCGAGCCGGGCGACATCCTGGTCATGTACACCGACGGCCTGATCGAGGGAACCGGCCGGGACATCGAGACGGGAATCTCCAAAGCGCAGCGGCTGATAGCAGGCTGGGAGTCGGACACCGCGTTGGCAAAGGGGTGTCGGCAACTCACAGAAACGCTTGCCATGCGACCTCGCCGAGATGACGTCTGCGTTGTCGTCGTGCAATTACGCCGCGATTGA
- a CDS encoding ferredoxin reductase: MVPTLRSVARWSVKPAKNVETAISPKVNVLRGLAARATTPLLPDDYLKMLNPLWTARELRGEVIGVQKETEDSATVTIKPGWGFSADYRPGQYVGIGLRVNGRWHWRSYSLTSVPQRDEKHITITVKATPEGFLSSHLVNGVEAGTIVRLATPKGDFALPDPPPPKILFISAGSGITPLMAMLRSLTAREQNPDIVHLHSAPSKDGVIFHDELRALENSDHSYRLHLQLTETDGHLDFQQLDDLIPDWRDRPTWACGPTPMLDDIEGVFDEADLSDRLHIERFTIDRTDKGGEGGTVTFAISDKTIEIDGATSLLEAGEQVGIQMPFGCRMGICQTCVLPLEDGHIRDFRSGNEHGPGDRINTCISTASGDCTLKI; encoded by the coding sequence ATGGTCCCGACACTGCGCAGCGTCGCGCGATGGAGTGTCAAACCTGCTAAGAACGTCGAGACGGCGATAAGCCCCAAGGTGAATGTCTTGCGCGGTTTGGCTGCTCGCGCGACGACTCCGCTGCTTCCTGACGACTACCTGAAGATGCTCAACCCGCTGTGGACCGCACGCGAGCTCCGCGGGGAGGTCATCGGTGTGCAGAAGGAAACCGAGGACTCGGCAACGGTGACGATCAAGCCGGGCTGGGGCTTCTCGGCCGATTACCGGCCCGGGCAGTACGTCGGCATCGGGCTGCGAGTCAACGGCCGCTGGCACTGGCGCTCGTACTCGCTCACCTCGGTTCCACAGCGGGACGAGAAGCACATCACGATCACCGTGAAGGCGACTCCAGAAGGCTTTCTGTCCTCACATTTGGTGAACGGTGTAGAAGCAGGGACGATCGTGCGCCTCGCCACCCCGAAAGGGGACTTCGCACTGCCTGATCCGCCGCCCCCGAAGATTCTCTTCATCAGCGCAGGCAGTGGCATCACGCCGCTCATGGCGATGCTGCGGTCACTCACCGCCCGCGAGCAGAACCCCGACATCGTGCATCTGCACTCCGCGCCGTCGAAAGATGGTGTGATCTTCCACGACGAACTGCGTGCGCTGGAGAACAGCGACCACAGCTACCGGCTGCACCTTCAGCTGACCGAGACGGACGGCCACCTCGACTTCCAGCAGCTCGACGACCTGATACCGGATTGGCGGGACAGACCGACGTGGGCGTGCGGGCCAACGCCGATGCTGGATGACATCGAGGGCGTCTTCGACGAGGCCGATCTCAGCGACCGTCTGCACATCGAACGGTTCACGATCGATCGAACCGACAAGGGCGGTGAGGGCGGCACCGTGACATTCGCCATCTCCGACAAGACGATCGAGATCGACGGGGCCACATCACTTCTGGAAGCCGGCGAGCAGGTCGGCATCCAGATGCCTTTCGGCTGCCGGATGGGCATCTGCCAAACCTGCGTGCTGCCCTTGGAGGACGGGCATATCCGTGATTTCCGCTCCGGCAATGAGCACGGTCCAGGTGATCGCATCAACACCTGCATATCCACCGCTTCTGGCGACTGCACTCTGAAGATTTAG
- a CDS encoding RND family transporter, whose protein sequence is MSAPAIDVARAEEQRRSGLARWIRRLAVPIIIGWIALIAVLNVSVPQLEEVGKMQAVSMSPKDAPAVAAMMRIGKVFEEFDSDSSAMIVLEGDKPLGEDSHRFYDDMIAKLRADTKHVQHIQDFWGDPLTRVGAQSEDGKAAYVQVYLAGNMGEALGNESVIAAQKLVNGLTPPPGVKVYVTGGPALQADQENAGNASIRTIEIVTVGVIVFMLLFFYRSIVTVLLVLTIMVLSLSVTRGVVAFLGYNDLIGLSTFATQLLVTLAIAATTDYAIFLIGRYQEARSIGEDGESAYYVMFHGTAHVVLGSGMTIAGATFCLSFTRLPYFQTLGIPLFIGMVVAVVVALTLGPAIITVASRFGLLEPKRAMRIRFWRRIGAAIVRWPGWILTATILLALIGLLTLPGYRPSYNDREYLPADLPSQQGFAAAERHFPVSRMNPEMLLVESDKDLRNSADFLVIERITKAVTKVPGIGRVQSITRPEGKPLKFSTIPAQMSMSGTLQQLNRSYSERTMDDMLVQANEMQTTIDAMTTMNSLMGEMTAVTHTMVAKVRETTVDTAELRDYIADFDDFFRPVRNYLYWEPHCYDIPVCHALRAIFDTLDGVDMLTDDIQALIPDLERLDSLMPQLQAMMPQQIETMKTMRDMMLTMHSTQSSQQEQQYAASENQSAMGDAFNESHNDDTFYLPPEIFDNKDFKRGMKNFISPDGHAVRFIISHENDPLGADGIQRIDAIKNAAFEAIKGTPLEGSRVYLGGTASTFKDMRDGNAYDLLIAGVAALTLIFIVMLIITRSVVAAGVIVGTVVLSLGASFGLSVLFWQHLIGLDLEFMVMAMAVIILLAVGADYNLLLVARIKEEIPAGINTGIIRAMGGSGSVVTAAGLVFAFTMMSMSVSAMVVVAQMGTTIGMGLLFDTMVIRAFMTPSIAALLGRWFWWPQLVRPRPVRARWPSTS, encoded by the coding sequence GTGAGCGCTCCGGCGATCGACGTCGCCCGCGCCGAAGAGCAGCGGAGATCGGGTCTGGCCCGCTGGATCCGGCGGCTGGCGGTCCCCATCATCATCGGCTGGATCGCTCTCATCGCGGTGCTGAACGTCTCCGTGCCGCAGCTCGAAGAGGTCGGCAAGATGCAGGCCGTCTCGATGTCGCCCAAAGACGCGCCTGCGGTCGCCGCGATGATGCGCATCGGCAAGGTCTTCGAGGAGTTCGACTCCGACAGCTCGGCCATGATCGTGCTCGAGGGCGACAAGCCGCTTGGCGAGGACTCCCACCGGTTCTACGACGACATGATCGCCAAGCTTCGCGCCGACACCAAGCACGTCCAGCACATCCAGGACTTCTGGGGCGATCCGCTGACGAGAGTCGGGGCGCAGAGCGAGGACGGCAAAGCCGCGTACGTGCAGGTGTATCTCGCGGGCAACATGGGTGAAGCGCTCGGCAACGAGTCGGTCATTGCAGCCCAAAAACTGGTCAACGGATTGACACCGCCGCCCGGAGTCAAGGTCTACGTCACCGGCGGCCCCGCACTTCAGGCCGACCAGGAAAACGCAGGCAACGCGAGCATCAGAACCATCGAGATCGTGACGGTCGGCGTCATCGTCTTCATGCTGTTGTTCTTCTACCGCTCGATCGTCACCGTCCTGCTCGTGTTGACGATCATGGTGCTGAGCCTGTCGGTGACGCGCGGGGTGGTGGCGTTCCTCGGCTACAACGACCTCATCGGACTGTCGACGTTCGCGACTCAGCTCCTGGTGACTCTCGCGATCGCGGCGACGACCGACTACGCGATCTTCCTGATCGGGCGGTACCAGGAAGCCAGATCGATCGGGGAGGATGGGGAGTCCGCGTACTACGTCATGTTTCACGGCACAGCCCACGTCGTGCTCGGCTCGGGAATGACGATCGCAGGCGCTACCTTCTGCCTTTCCTTCACCCGGCTGCCCTACTTCCAGACGCTGGGGATCCCGCTCTTCATCGGGATGGTCGTCGCCGTGGTCGTGGCGCTGACTCTCGGGCCCGCGATCATCACCGTCGCCAGCCGCTTCGGACTGCTGGAACCCAAGCGCGCGATGCGGATTCGATTCTGGCGACGCATCGGCGCCGCGATCGTGCGGTGGCCGGGTTGGATCCTGACGGCGACCATCCTCCTGGCCCTGATCGGTCTGCTGACCCTGCCGGGGTACCGGCCCAGCTACAACGACCGGGAGTACCTACCCGCCGATCTGCCCTCGCAACAGGGATTCGCAGCCGCCGAGCGCCATTTCCCGGTGTCCCGCATGAACCCCGAAATGCTGCTCGTCGAATCTGACAAGGACCTGCGCAACTCGGCCGACTTCCTCGTGATCGAGCGGATCACAAAGGCCGTGACGAAGGTGCCGGGCATCGGACGGGTGCAGTCGATCACGCGGCCAGAGGGTAAGCCCCTGAAGTTCAGCACGATTCCGGCCCAGATGAGCATGAGCGGCACACTTCAGCAACTCAATCGCTCGTACAGCGAAAGAACCATGGACGACATGTTGGTTCAGGCCAACGAGATGCAGACCACCATCGACGCGATGACGACGATGAACTCGCTGATGGGAGAGATGACCGCCGTCACACATACCATGGTGGCCAAGGTGCGGGAAACGACGGTCGATACCGCCGAATTGCGAGACTACATCGCCGATTTCGACGATTTCTTCCGTCCGGTGCGCAATTACCTGTACTGGGAGCCGCACTGTTACGACATTCCGGTCTGCCATGCGTTGCGCGCGATCTTCGACACCCTCGACGGCGTCGACATGTTGACCGACGACATCCAAGCCCTGATTCCGGATCTGGAGCGACTCGACTCCCTGATGCCGCAGTTGCAGGCGATGATGCCGCAGCAGATCGAGACGATGAAGACGATGCGGGACATGATGCTGACGATGCACTCGACTCAGTCGAGCCAGCAGGAACAGCAATATGCGGCGAGCGAGAACCAATCCGCGATGGGCGATGCGTTCAACGAATCCCACAACGACGACACGTTTTACCTGCCACCGGAGATCTTCGACAACAAAGACTTCAAGCGCGGTATGAAGAACTTCATCTCCCCCGACGGCCACGCTGTCCGTTTCATCATCTCCCACGAGAACGATCCGCTCGGCGCCGACGGCATCCAGCGGATCGACGCCATCAAGAACGCTGCCTTCGAAGCCATCAAGGGCACGCCGTTGGAGGGATCGCGGGTCTACCTCGGCGGCACCGCGTCCACCTTCAAGGATATGCGCGACGGAAACGCATATGACCTGCTGATCGCCGGCGTCGCCGCGCTGACGCTGATCTTCATCGTCATGCTGATCATCACGCGCAGTGTGGTCGCGGCGGGCGTCATCGTAGGCACCGTTGTGCTGTCGCTCGGTGCATCCTTCGGGTTGTCAGTTCTGTTCTGGCAGCACCTCATTGGATTGGACCTGGAGTTCATGGTGATGGCGATGGCGGTGATCATCCTGTTGGCGGTCGGCGCGGACTACAACCTGCTGTTGGTCGCCCGGATCAAAGAGGAGATTCCGGCGGGAATCAATACCGGAATCATCCGCGCCATGGGTGGCAGTGGATCCGTCGTGACCGCGGCGGGCTTGGTGTTCGCGTTCACCATGATGTCGATGTCGGTGAGCGCCATGGTCGTGGTCGCCCAGATGGGCACGACCATAGGGATGGGTCTGCTGTTCGACACCATGGTGATCCGTGCGTTCATGACGCCGTCGATCGCGGCACTGCTTGGCCGATGGTTCTGGTGGCCGCAACTCGTGCGTCCGCGGCCCGTACGCGCGAGATGGCCGAGCACTTCGTAA
- a CDS encoding DUF2252 domain-containing protein gives MDGVAGASAHTVLAEADGTAYRSLRQRPVTRAERYALGKGLRKRVPRKSLAEWAPPPDRPDPVDLINVSHQGRVDRLIPIRVGRMVASPYGFLRGTAVVMAEDVARLPATGITPVVCGDSHLGNFGFYASPERDLVIDLNDFDEAHPGGWEWDLRRLAASIWVAGRHNGTSEDHCGGAVRSCVASYRTELRRLADLPLFTRSFVRLDVDRLAAETAGPLSEQVERSAKRARHRTGDRALPRFTHEVDGERRIIEEQPLITRLPPREAESLAEALDEYLDTLPSYWRRVLGGYTLIDVAHKVVGVGSVGLRAYVALLEGSSESDVVFLQLKQARRSVLARYVHGESAWHAHQGQRVVEYQQSLQTVSDPLLGWTTMDGLQYYVRQFRNMKGRIPLDAMDAAALADYAGVVGQLLAKGHARTSGASMIAGYMGRSDRVDKALCTFAQRYADQTEADHAALVAAVDRGLLPVERGV, from the coding sequence ATGGACGGCGTTGCAGGTGCCAGCGCGCACACGGTTCTCGCCGAGGCCGACGGCACTGCCTACCGGTCGTTGCGGCAGCGGCCGGTCACCCGAGCTGAGCGCTACGCCCTCGGCAAGGGCCTGCGTAAGCGGGTGCCGCGCAAGTCACTGGCCGAATGGGCGCCGCCGCCTGATCGCCCCGATCCAGTGGACCTCATCAATGTCAGCCACCAGGGGAGGGTCGACCGGCTGATTCCGATCCGGGTGGGTCGCATGGTCGCGTCGCCGTACGGCTTCCTGCGTGGAACCGCGGTGGTGATGGCCGAGGACGTCGCGCGTCTGCCTGCAACCGGAATCACGCCGGTGGTGTGCGGCGACTCGCACCTGGGCAACTTCGGGTTCTACGCGTCTCCCGAGCGGGATCTGGTCATCGATCTGAACGACTTCGACGAGGCCCACCCAGGCGGCTGGGAGTGGGACTTGAGACGGTTGGCCGCGAGCATCTGGGTGGCGGGGCGACACAACGGAACTTCGGAAGATCACTGCGGCGGTGCAGTACGGTCCTGTGTCGCCTCCTACCGCACCGAGTTGCGGCGGCTCGCCGACTTGCCCTTGTTCACAAGATCTTTCGTGCGGCTTGATGTAGACAGGCTGGCCGCCGAGACGGCGGGTCCGCTCAGCGAACAGGTGGAGCGGTCGGCGAAGCGGGCGCGTCACCGGACCGGCGACCGGGCGCTGCCGCGCTTCACCCATGAGGTGGATGGCGAGCGGAGGATCATCGAGGAACAGCCTTTGATCACGCGGCTGCCGCCGCGTGAAGCGGAGTCACTGGCGGAGGCACTGGACGAGTATCTCGACACTCTGCCCTCGTATTGGCGGCGCGTCCTCGGTGGCTACACGTTGATTGATGTCGCGCACAAGGTCGTCGGCGTGGGCAGTGTCGGCTTGCGCGCCTACGTGGCGCTGCTGGAGGGGTCATCGGAATCCGACGTCGTCTTCCTTCAGCTCAAACAGGCCCGCCGTTCGGTATTGGCGCGGTACGTGCACGGCGAATCGGCATGGCACGCGCACCAGGGGCAGCGCGTCGTCGAGTACCAGCAATCGCTGCAGACGGTCAGTGACCCGCTCTTGGGCTGGACCACCATGGACGGGCTCCAATACTACGTACGTCAGTTCCGAAACATGAAGGGGCGCATTCCCTTAGACGCGATGGATGCGGCGGCGCTGGCTGACTACGCCGGGGTGGTGGGTCAGCTTCTCGCCAAGGGGCACGCCAGGACCAGTGGCGCGTCGATGATCGCCGGGTACATGGGGAGATCCGACCGCGTCGACAAGGCGCTGTGCACGTTCGCGCAGCGCTACGCCGACCAAACCGAAGCCGACCACGCCGCCCTCGTTGCCGCCGTCGACCGCGGACTGCTTCCTGTCGAGCGCGGGGTGTAG